From the genome of Bacteroides sp. MSB163, one region includes:
- a CDS encoding TolC family protein, which translates to MKKLGLIILLGLSQALPSVAQQQQVTLDLQQTIKMANDSSLEAFRTKNMYLSGYWEYRTYKANRLPSLTLNMTPAQYNRDITKRYDSEQDLDIYRSQQSFYAYGNLAVRQNFDLTGGTFYLDTELGYMRSFGSNSYTQYTSVPVRLGYSQSLVGYNPFRWERKIEPLKYEKVKKEYIYNAEQVSEQATTYFFALAMAQAEYDLAKENVASSDTLYRIGMQRLKIASISRADLLTLKLDVVNARNTLQNAESSLKRAMFSLASFLNLEKNTEIRLLLPSRPGELNIPVDAALDAARSNNPNFLGLRQDILEAERNVDKTKKESRFNASINASVGFNQVAEKFGEAYNRPMQQEMVSVSVSIPLVDWGVRKGKYNMARNNLNVVKTSSRQNEISIEEEVIMTVSDFNVQQDLVTSAEEALDLSILAYNETRQRFIIGKADISSLTLSLNRQQEAQRNYISALKNYWLNYYKIRKLTLHDFASGFSLSEKFDYSH; encoded by the coding sequence ATGAAGAAACTTGGTTTAATTATTCTTTTAGGACTTTCACAGGCGCTTCCGTCCGTCGCACAGCAACAGCAGGTAACGCTGGATTTGCAGCAGACGATTAAGATGGCGAACGACAGTTCGCTGGAAGCTTTCCGTACTAAAAATATGTATCTTTCAGGCTATTGGGAATATCGCACCTATAAGGCAAATCGCTTGCCGAGCCTGACACTGAATATGACTCCTGCACAGTATAACCGTGACATTACGAAGCGTTATGACTCCGAACAGGATTTGGATATTTACCGTAGCCAACAGTCTTTCTATGCCTATGGCAATCTGGCTGTCAGGCAAAACTTTGACTTGACGGGTGGTACTTTCTACCTGGATACCGAGTTGGGTTATATGCGTAGTTTCGGTTCCAATTCCTACACGCAGTATACCAGTGTCCCTGTTCGTTTAGGTTATTCGCAAAGTCTGGTAGGTTATAATCCTTTTCGCTGGGAGCGAAAGATTGAACCGCTGAAATACGAGAAAGTAAAGAAGGAATATATCTACAATGCTGAGCAGGTATCCGAACAAGCCACTACTTATTTCTTTGCACTTGCCATGGCGCAGGCTGAGTACGACTTGGCAAAAGAGAATGTCGCTTCTTCCGATACGCTTTATCGTATTGGTATGCAACGTCTGAAGATAGCCTCTATCAGTCGTGCTGATCTTCTGACGCTGAAGCTGGACGTGGTGAATGCCCGTAACACTTTGCAGAATGCTGAAAGTTCATTGAAACGTGCCATGTTCTCGCTGGCTTCTTTCCTCAATCTGGAAAAGAATACAGAAATACGGCTTCTTCTTCCCAGTCGTCCCGGAGAACTGAATATTCCTGTAGATGCTGCCTTGGATGCCGCCCGTTCCAACAACCCGAACTTCCTTGGATTACGCCAGGACATATTGGAAGCAGAACGGAATGTAGACAAAACCAAGAAAGAATCCCGCTTCAACGCCAGTATCAACGCCAGTGTCGGTTTCAACCAGGTGGCGGAGAAATTTGGCGAAGCCTACAACCGGCCTATGCAGCAGGAAATGGTATCTGTCAGCGTCTCCATTCCTTTAGTGGATTGGGGAGTGCGTAAGGGTAAATATAATATGGCCCGTAACAATCTGAATGTAGTAAAGACCTCTTCCCGTCAAAACGAAATTAGCATTGAAGAAGAAGTCATTATGACCGTAAGTGATTTCAATGTCCAGCAAGACTTGGTGACAAGTGCCGAGGAAGCCCTCGATCTTTCCATCCTGGCATACAATGAAACCCGCCAACGCTTCATCATCGGTAAGGCGGATATCAGTAGCCTTACCTTGTCATTGAACCGTCAGCAAGAAGCCCAGCGCAACTATATCTCAGCCCTGAAAAACTATTGGCTGAACTATTATAAAATCCGCAAGCTAACTCTGCACGATTTTGCCAGCGGTTTCTCTCTTTCTGAGAAATTCGATTATAGTCACTAA
- a CDS encoding sulfatase family protein, which yields MKANNMVKQIPMKHLAFFSLLCSSAASAAERPNIIYIFTDQQTASAMSCAGNPDLHTPNLDRLAAAGIMFNNAYCTAPLSGPSRGAMFTGHYPDAVGLSVNGSPMPDSLRTQTLGTLMKKAGYDCAYGGKWHLPLLDVPDKEYGFDNIYKHSDDGLAEACAEYLSRKHKKPFFLVASYDNPHNICEYARSQNFPYGNIDTPDIRDCPGVPANFAKNPYDADVIESERANNYNVYPTAGFTPEDWRMYRYTYYRLVEKVDKEIGKIIDAIDKNDLWKNTVVIFSSDHGDGIGAHHWNQKSALYEEVINIPLIVTLPGKKNAGKVLPQLISNGIDFFASVCDWAGAKMPEGVAGKSFRKVVEEGNPQVLHQEYIITETRFDGSKTRGWVVRSERYKYVLYDKGRHREQLFDMQNDRGEMRNLVMENAYNQELQKLRDVLEKWMNTYNIRPTRPKLHDVPGKKLKSTTRYQTAYK from the coding sequence ATGAAAGCTAATAATATGGTAAAACAAATTCCAATGAAGCATCTGGCATTTTTTTCTTTGCTATGCTCTTCTGCGGCTTCTGCGGCCGAACGTCCCAATATCATCTATATATTCACGGATCAACAGACAGCCAGCGCCATGAGTTGTGCCGGAAATCCGGACCTACACACTCCTAATCTCGACCGATTGGCAGCGGCTGGCATAATGTTCAATAATGCTTATTGCACTGCTCCGCTTAGTGGTCCTTCACGTGGAGCCATGTTTACGGGGCATTATCCAGATGCAGTAGGACTGTCAGTCAATGGTTCACCGATGCCCGACTCTCTCAGGACACAGACATTAGGCACCTTAATGAAGAAAGCCGGATATGATTGTGCTTATGGCGGTAAATGGCATCTTCCTCTTCTTGATGTCCCCGACAAAGAATACGGCTTCGACAACATTTACAAACATAGTGACGACGGACTGGCGGAAGCTTGCGCCGAATACCTCTCACGCAAACATAAAAAGCCGTTTTTTTTGGTAGCTTCTTATGACAATCCACACAATATCTGCGAATACGCGCGAAGCCAGAACTTCCCTTATGGAAATATCGATACGCCTGATATACGGGACTGCCCGGGAGTACCTGCCAATTTCGCCAAGAATCCTTACGATGCCGATGTCATTGAAAGCGAAAGAGCAAACAATTATAATGTATATCCGACTGCCGGTTTTACTCCCGAAGACTGGCGTATGTACCGTTATACCTATTATCGTTTGGTAGAAAAAGTAGATAAAGAAATCGGAAAAATTATTGATGCCATTGATAAGAACGATCTTTGGAAGAATACAGTAGTGATCTTCTCCAGTGACCACGGAGATGGTATAGGGGCTCACCATTGGAACCAGAAATCTGCTTTATATGAAGAAGTTATCAACATTCCTCTTATCGTAACCCTGCCCGGCAAGAAGAATGCAGGCAAAGTATTGCCTCAACTGATCAGTAACGGTATAGATTTCTTCGCTTCCGTATGCGACTGGGCAGGTGCCAAGATGCCTGAAGGGGTAGCCGGAAAGTCTTTCCGGAAAGTTGTGGAAGAAGGTAATCCACAGGTCTTACATCAAGAATACATCATCACCGAAACACGGTTTGACGGCAGCAAGACAAGAGGCTGGGTAGTACGCAGTGAACGTTATAAATATGTGCTTTATGATAAAGGAAGACATCGTGAACAACTGTTTGATATGCAGAATGACAGAGGGGAAATGAGAAATCTGGTTATGGAAAATGCATATAACCAGGAACTGCAAAAACTTCGTGATGTCCTTGAAAAGTGGATGAATACCTATAATATACGTCCAACCCGTCCGAAACTGCACGATGTTCCCGGAAAGAAACTCAAAAGTACAACCCGATATCAGACAGCTTATAAATAG
- a CDS encoding DUF4962 domain-containing protein: MKKIILGLSALCLLMACGSSEQPAVIKVSEETLMHEVRATPSPADGTYIKVNPPRFMWPDKFPHLGPVLDGVPGQVDEKPKVVYRIRISQDKNFRKDVLTGERAWAFFNPFQCLAQGKWYWQHAYVTPEGTEEWSPVYQFYIDKDTPEFNPPTLEKVLAEYPSHHPRVLLDAADWEKIIAKNKNNPEARTYMDKASQCISRPLKHLQEEIDTTNVVTLTNIVQRESALIRESRKIVDREEANVEALVRAYLLTKDEKYYREGINRLSEILSWQKSKYFAGDFNLSTLLSMSTSAYDGFYNLLSPEEKQLLLDNIRRIGDKFYNEYVNHLENRIADNHVWQMTFRILTMAAFATVGEIPEASVWTDYCYNEWISRLPGLHKDGGWHNGDAYFHVNIRTLIEVPVFFSRISGFNFFADPWYNNNALYVIYQQPPFSKSGGHGNSHEGQRSPNGGRVGYADALARECNNPWAAAYVHEIMQEDPDILSKAFEAKPADLTWYRCTTPKERPAYSKHLSELPESKVFKQAGTALMNTDIGHHANNAMLSFRSSPYGSTSHALANQNAFNTFFGGKAIFYSSGHRTGFTDDHCMYAYRNTRAHNSILVNGMGQKIGTEGYGWIPRYYEGEEISYVVGDASNAYGKVVSPLWLERGRLSGTQFTPEKGWDENKLEFFRRHIVQLGRSGLFVVYDELAGKEPVEWNYLLHTVELPMKVVKEEGGLRILGKNKTDGVSIAHLYSSQEMTYAQTDTFFVAALDWKKRLGKALPNHYHFTATTTPCNKVFFLNIIDVHGNNRIDAVINHQGNRITVEGWDIECNLDSEGKAFLHIENKQNGASLDFNYNSNKGATTIVDQVGGKRIEKRLVDSLPEPEI; encoded by the coding sequence ATGAAAAAGATAATATTGGGCTTATCCGCCCTCTGCCTATTAATGGCATGCGGCAGTTCCGAGCAACCTGCCGTGATCAAGGTTTCCGAAGAAACATTGATGCATGAAGTCCGTGCAACTCCCTCTCCTGCCGATGGCACATACATCAAGGTGAATCCACCGCGTTTCATGTGGCCGGACAAATTCCCTCATTTAGGTCCGGTGCTGGATGGAGTTCCGGGACAAGTAGATGAAAAGCCCAAAGTAGTTTACCGGATTCGTATCTCCCAAGACAAGAATTTCCGGAAAGATGTCCTTACCGGTGAACGTGCCTGGGCTTTCTTCAACCCTTTCCAGTGCCTGGCACAAGGAAAATGGTATTGGCAGCATGCTTATGTTACCCCCGAAGGTACTGAAGAATGGTCGCCGGTTTACCAATTCTATATAGATAAAGATACACCGGAATTCAATCCGCCGACTTTGGAAAAAGTCTTGGCAGAATATCCTTCCCATCACCCGCGTGTGTTGCTGGATGCAGCTGACTGGGAAAAGATTATAGCGAAAAATAAAAATAATCCGGAAGCCCGGACTTATATGGACAAGGCTTCCCAATGCATTTCCCGTCCGTTGAAGCATCTTCAGGAAGAGATCGATACAACGAATGTAGTTACGTTGACCAACATAGTGCAACGTGAATCAGCCCTCATCCGCGAGAGCCGTAAGATTGTAGACAGAGAAGAAGCCAACGTGGAAGCATTGGTCCGTGCTTATTTGCTGACAAAAGACGAGAAGTATTATCGGGAAGGCATTAACCGCCTGAGTGAAATCCTTTCCTGGCAAAAAAGTAAATACTTTGCAGGCGACTTTAACCTGTCCACCCTATTGTCTATGAGCACATCCGCATATGACGGATTTTATAATTTACTGTCACCGGAAGAGAAACAACTGCTGTTGGATAACATCCGCAGAATTGGAGACAAGTTCTATAATGAATACGTGAACCATTTGGAGAACCGTATTGCAGACAACCATGTGTGGCAGATGACTTTCCGCATCCTGACGATGGCGGCATTCGCTACGGTCGGTGAAATACCGGAAGCGTCCGTATGGACAGATTACTGTTATAATGAATGGATTTCACGCCTTCCGGGTCTGCATAAGGATGGTGGCTGGCACAATGGAGATGCCTATTTCCATGTAAACATACGTACCTTGATAGAAGTGCCGGTCTTTTTTTCACGCATATCCGGCTTCAACTTCTTTGCAGATCCGTGGTATAACAACAATGCCTTATATGTTATCTATCAGCAACCTCCCTTCTCCAAATCCGGAGGTCATGGCAACTCACATGAAGGACAACGCAGTCCGAACGGAGGGCGCGTAGGATATGCCGATGCCCTGGCACGCGAATGTAACAATCCGTGGGCAGCTGCTTATGTACACGAAATTATGCAGGAAGACCCTGACATCCTGTCGAAGGCTTTCGAAGCCAAACCGGCAGATTTGACCTGGTATCGCTGCACAACCCCGAAGGAAAGGCCTGCTTATAGCAAACATCTGTCGGAACTACCGGAATCCAAAGTCTTCAAACAAGCAGGTACTGCCCTGATGAATACCGACATAGGGCATCATGCCAACAATGCCATGCTTTCTTTCCGAAGCAGCCCTTATGGTTCCACATCCCATGCCTTGGCCAATCAAAACGCTTTCAACACCTTCTTTGGGGGTAAGGCTATCTTTTATAGCAGCGGGCATCGTACCGGATTTACAGATGATCATTGTATGTATGCCTACCGGAATACCCGTGCCCATAACTCCATATTAGTAAACGGTATGGGTCAAAAGATAGGGACAGAAGGCTATGGTTGGATTCCCCGCTACTATGAAGGTGAAGAAATCTCTTACGTTGTAGGCGATGCCTCCAACGCCTATGGGAAAGTAGTTTCTCCGTTGTGGCTGGAACGCGGACGTTTGTCCGGCACTCAATTTACACCGGAGAAAGGTTGGGATGAAAATAAGCTGGAATTCTTCCGAAGACATATCGTTCAGCTCGGACGCTCGGGTTTGTTTGTTGTTTACGATGAACTGGCCGGCAAAGAGCCGGTAGAATGGAACTATCTGCTACATACGGTGGAACTGCCTATGAAGGTGGTCAAGGAAGAAGGAGGATTGCGCATCCTGGGTAAGAATAAAACGGATGGAGTATCGATAGCTCATTTATATTCTTCACAGGAGATGACTTATGCACAAACGGATACATTCTTTGTAGCCGCCCTTGACTGGAAAAAGCGTCTTGGCAAGGCTCTTCCTAATCATTATCATTTCACGGCAACGACAACTCCTTGCAATAAAGTGTTTTTTCTCAATATAATCGATGTACATGGAAACAACCGTATCGATGCCGTGATAAATCATCAGGGAAATCGCATTACAGTAGAAGGATGGGACATTGAATGTAATCTGGATAGTGAAGGTAAAGCGTTCCTGCACATAGAGAACAAGCAGAATGGCGCTTCACTGGACTTCAATTATAATTCGAATAAGGGTGCTACGACTATCGTCGATCAGGTAGGCGGAAAGAGAATAGAGAAAAGACTGGTTGATTCCTTACCGGAACCTGAAATATAA
- a CDS encoding efflux RND transporter permease subunit, producing the protein MKSLSSFTLIVTFVCLALVGLALVPMLPVKLNPSRTLPGFTVRFSMPGTSSRVVEMEATSKLESMLARIKGVKGMYSTSGNGYGSITVDLDKHADVDAVRFEASTIIRQTWSQLPSGVSYPYIDMKVPDENTARPFLSFTLNAPSTPILIQQYAEEHIKPRLAKLQGIYKIDLSGATPMEWRLEYDSEQLRTLGISISDIQRAIQLHYNKEFLGTHNMDTAGGKQWIRLVLIPDGVSGQFIPSDITVTASDGKIIRLDELVTVARMEEAPQSYYRINGLNSIYMSVTAIETANQLQLSNEVMREMEAIRLTLPPGYEVHTSYDATEYIREELNKIYFRTGLTVLILLVFVWIITLNLKYLLLIVTSLAINISVAVIFYYLFGLEMQLYSLAGITVSLNLVIDSTIVMTDHILHRRNLKAFMSVLAATLTTMGALVIIFFLDEKIRLNLQDFAAVVIINLAVSLFVALFFVPAMIDRIKLVKRKSVKRWVRSHIRIRRLTVYFTHFYQLLIRFLLRWRVAVCILLLLGFGLPVFLLPEKLEGEGKWIERYNKTLGSSTYKEKVKSVVDKALGGSLRLFVQKVYEGSYFSRNEEVVLYANANLPNGSTLEQMNTLVKRVETYLSGFKEIKQFHASVYNARRANLQIYFKKEYQHSGFPYTLKANLIGKVSELGGGSWDVYGLQDQGFSNDVRESAGSYRIKMYGYNYDELYAWAEKLKEVLLSHRRIKEVFIKSEFSWWKDDYQEFYFNLNKERMAQEGINAQHLFSAIQPIFGKNMQVGSVVTESGTESIRLSSRQSHDYDVWAMQFFPYGVDGGKHYKLSELATVEKGQMPQQIAKENQQYRLCLQYEYIGSYEQGNKIQKRDLEEFNKLLPMGYTAESDSQSWSWGKKDNQQYLLLLVVIAIIFFTTSILFNSLKQPLAIIFVIPVSYIGVFLTFYWFRLNFDQGGFASFVLLCGITVNASIYILNEYNSIRRRFPRLSMLRAYTKAWNAKILPIFLTVVSTILGFIPFMVGTDKEAFWFPLAAGTIGGLVMSIIGIFFFLPVFCLKRKEIGKYSKRRVALKS; encoded by the coding sequence ATGAAAAGCCTTTCATCTTTTACCCTCATCGTCACCTTTGTTTGTCTGGCACTGGTGGGTTTGGCCTTGGTTCCGATGCTTCCGGTCAAGCTGAACCCGTCGCGCACATTACCGGGCTTTACGGTGCGCTTTAGCATGCCGGGCACTTCGTCGCGGGTGGTAGAGATGGAGGCGACAAGTAAACTGGAGTCCATGCTGGCTCGCATCAAGGGGGTAAAGGGAATGTACTCTACTTCAGGCAATGGTTACGGCTCTATTACGGTAGATCTGGATAAACACGCTGATGTAGATGCGGTACGTTTTGAGGCTTCTACTATTATCCGGCAGACATGGTCACAACTGCCTTCCGGAGTCAGTTATCCGTATATCGATATGAAGGTGCCCGATGAGAATACGGCCCGTCCGTTCTTATCGTTCACACTGAACGCACCGTCCACGCCTATACTGATACAGCAGTATGCAGAAGAGCATATCAAGCCGCGTCTGGCTAAGTTGCAAGGCATTTATAAAATAGATTTAAGTGGCGCCACTCCGATGGAATGGCGGTTGGAATACGACAGTGAACAATTGCGGACACTGGGAATCAGCATTTCTGATATCCAACGGGCCATCCAGTTACATTATAATAAAGAGTTTCTGGGAACGCATAACATGGATACGGCCGGTGGTAAGCAGTGGATACGTCTGGTCTTGATACCGGATGGAGTCAGTGGGCAATTTATTCCTTCGGACATCACGGTGACTGCTTCGGACGGCAAAATTATCCGCTTGGACGAGTTAGTGACTGTAGCGCGTATGGAAGAAGCCCCCCAAAGCTATTACCGTATCAATGGTCTGAATTCTATTTATATGTCTGTCACGGCCATAGAGACTGCTAATCAATTGCAATTGAGCAATGAAGTGATGCGGGAAATGGAAGCAATACGTCTGACTTTGCCGCCCGGTTACGAGGTGCATACTAGCTATGATGCTACGGAGTATATTCGTGAGGAACTGAATAAAATTTATTTCCGCACGGGGCTGACGGTACTGATCCTGCTGGTATTCGTCTGGATTATTACGCTGAATCTGAAATATCTGTTGCTGATCGTTACCAGCCTGGCTATCAACATTTCCGTGGCGGTTATTTTCTATTATCTTTTCGGGCTTGAGATGCAACTGTATTCATTGGCAGGGATTACTGTGTCCTTGAATCTTGTGATAGACAGTACCATTGTGATGACGGATCACATCTTGCACAGGCGTAATCTGAAAGCATTTATGTCCGTGTTGGCGGCTACCTTGACCACAATGGGGGCTTTGGTTATTATCTTCTTTCTGGATGAGAAAATCCGCCTGAACCTGCAAGACTTCGCAGCTGTGGTGATTATTAATCTGGCGGTATCTCTTTTCGTGGCTCTCTTTTTTGTTCCGGCCATGATTGATAGAATAAAGCTTGTCAAGAGAAAGAGCGTGAAACGCTGGGTGCGGAGTCATATACGTATTCGCAGGCTGACTGTTTACTTCACGCATTTCTATCAGTTGCTCATCCGCTTTCTTCTGCGTTGGAGGGTGGCGGTGTGCATTTTGCTCCTGCTTGGTTTCGGGCTGCCCGTTTTCCTTCTTCCTGAGAAGTTGGAGGGTGAAGGCAAATGGATAGAACGGTATAACAAGACGTTGGGCTCTTCTACTTATAAAGAGAAAGTGAAATCTGTGGTGGATAAGGCTTTAGGTGGTAGTCTTCGTTTGTTTGTGCAGAAAGTGTACGAAGGCAGTTATTTTAGTCGCAACGAAGAAGTGGTGCTCTATGCGAATGCGAACTTACCGAATGGAAGTACGCTGGAACAGATGAATACGCTGGTGAAACGTGTGGAAACTTATCTTAGCGGCTTCAAGGAGATTAAGCAGTTCCATGCTTCTGTCTATAATGCACGCAGGGCTAATCTTCAGATTTATTTCAAGAAAGAGTATCAGCATAGTGGTTTCCCTTATACGTTAAAGGCGAATCTGATTGGTAAAGTATCTGAGTTAGGAGGTGGTAGTTGGGATGTATATGGCTTGCAAGATCAGGGCTTCAGTAATGATGTTCGTGAGAGCGCAGGTTCTTATCGCATCAAGATGTATGGCTACAATTATGATGAACTCTATGCATGGGCTGAAAAGCTGAAGGAGGTATTGCTTTCGCACCGTCGCATCAAGGAAGTGTTTATCAAGTCGGAATTTTCCTGGTGGAAAGATGATTATCAAGAGTTTTACTTCAATCTGAATAAGGAGCGTATGGCTCAGGAGGGGATTAATGCCCAGCACTTGTTCTCCGCTATCCAGCCGATATTCGGGAAGAATATGCAGGTAGGTTCGGTAGTGACGGAAAGCGGTACGGAAAGTATCCGACTTTCTTCCCGGCAGTCTCACGACTATGATGTATGGGCCATGCAGTTCTTTCCTTACGGTGTGGATGGTGGAAAGCATTATAAACTTTCCGAATTGGCTACGGTAGAGAAGGGGCAGATGCCGCAACAGATAGCCAAAGAGAATCAGCAATATCGTCTTTGTCTGCAATATGAGTATATCGGCTCGTACGAGCAAGGCAATAAAATACAGAAGCGGGACTTGGAAGAGTTTAATAAATTGCTTCCGATGGGGTATACTGCTGAATCGGATAGCCAATCGTGGTCATGGGGTAAGAAAGATAACCAGCAATACCTGTTGTTGCTGGTTGTGATTGCCATCATCTTCTTTACAACGAGTATTCTGTTTAATTCCCTGAAACAGCCTTTGGCCATTATCTTTGTCATTCCGGTATCTTATATCGGAGTGTTCCTTACATTCTATTGGTTCCGCCTGAATTTTGATCAGGGTGGTTTTGCTTCGTTTGTGCTGCTTTGCGGTATTACGGTAAATGCCAGCATTTATATTCTGAATGAGTACAATAGCATTCGCCGTCGCTTCCCCCGGCTTTCCATGCTTCGTGCCTATACAAAGGCGTGGAATGCAAAGATACTGCCTATTTTTCTTACAGTGGTTTCCACCATTCTGGGTTTCATTCCGTTTATGGTGGGGACGGATAAGGAGGCTTTTTGGTTTCCGTTGGCTGCGGGTACTATTGGCGGATTGGTGATGTCTATTATCGGTATTTTCTTCTTTTTGCCGGTGTTTTGTTTGAAGAGGAAAGAGATTGGCAAATACTCTAAAAGACGTGTCGCACTTAAAAGTTGA